The region ACAAATTCCGAAGGCACTTTAGTATATGCTACAGATAATTTAATAAGTTTAGGCTTATTTATAGCATCTGCAGTATTAGCGTTAGTATCTATATTTATGTATTCAAACAGAAAGCTTCAATTTGTATTGGGCCGTCTAAACATCATATTAAACTTTTTTTTACTAGGATTTTTCGTTTATCAATCTCTAAACTTATCTGGAGAAACTAACGTTTCTGAGAAAGGTATTGGGATGTTTCTTCCTATAATTTCTATCGTATTATTAGTATTAGCTAATAAAGCCATTAAAAAGGATGAAGATCTTGTAAAATCTGTAGATCGATTACGTTAAAACCTTATAATCTTAGTAGTATTAGTGCGTGTAAAAAACCCGAAGGTTGTGCTTCGGGTTTTTATTTTTTAAACTCGATCACTTCCAAATCTTTTATTTCTGTACCATCTATAACAAACCGCAACATAGTCCGTACTTTATGAAATCCATGTTTACCAATTGCACCTGGATTCATATGTAACAGCTTAAGGGTTTTATCTGGCATCACTT is a window of Formosa sediminum DNA encoding:
- a CDS encoding DUF4293 domain-containing protein, whose product is MIQRIQTIYLLLTAIVSSGLIFVFNLWTNSEGTLVYATDNLISLGLFIASAVLALVSIFMYSNRKLQFVLGRLNIILNFFLLGFFVYQSLNLSGETNVSEKGIGMFLPIISIVLLVLANKAIKKDEDLVKSVDRLR